In Pecten maximus chromosome 10, xPecMax1.1, whole genome shotgun sequence, one genomic interval encodes:
- the LOC117335994 gene encoding 40S ribosomal protein S10-like encodes MLMPKKNRVQIYEYLFKEGVLVAKKDFGAPKHPEIDVPNLHVIKALTSLKSQGYVREQFAWRHFYWYLTNEGIQYLRDFLHLPAEIVPATLKRQTRPETARPRPKGPEGPQRGSGPSDRSEYRRAPPSSDKKTDVGPGADTTFQFRGGFGRGKPAQ; translated from the exons ATGTTGATGCCCAAGAAGAACCGTGTGCAGATATACGAATACTTGTTCAAGGAGGGTGTCCTTGTAGCAAAGAAGGATTTTGGAGCACCCAAACATCCCGAGATTGATGTCCCCAATCTGCATGTCATCAAGGCATTGACA TCTCTGAAGTCCCAGGGATATGTCAGGGAACAGTTTGCTTGGCGTCACTTTTATTGGTACCTTACCAATGAAGGTATCCAGTACCTGAGAGACTTCCTCCACCTCCCAGCGGAGATTGTCCCTGCCACACTCAAGAGACAGACAAGGCCAGAGACGGCCCGACCTAGGCCCAAGG GTCCAGAAGGACCACAAAGAGGCTCTGGACCCAGTGATAGGTCTGAGTACAGACGTGCACCAC CCAGCAGCGACAAGAAGACAGATGTTGGACCAGGTGCCGACACAACGTTCCAATTC agAGGTGGATTTGGACGTGGAAAGCCTGCACAATAA